From Thalassospiraceae bacterium LMO-JJ14:
CGCTTCGGGTACTTGGCGAGGACCCGCAGCGCCATGCCGATTTGTTGCGCGCCGCCGGGATCGCCGTGGCGCTCGTCGGTCTGGTCCGCGCCATCCCCTTCATGGCAGCGGCCGGGCGGGTGACGTTGCCCGCCGACCTGTGCGCCAGGGCCGGGCTCGATCCGGCGCAACCGCACCAGTGGCCGCAAAACCCGGACCTCCGCGAGATCACCGGGCCGCTGTTGGCCGCCGCCGCACGCCATCTGCATGACGCACGGGGAAAGATGCCGGGGCGCACGGCCCTGCCGGCGTTCCTGCCGTTGAGTCTGGCCGCGCTTTATCTCAAGGACCTGAAAAAGGTGGGCGGCGATCCGGCGCGGCATGCCGCCCGTCCGCCGGGCGTGCGGCGTCCGCTGACGGTGCTGTGGCGCTCGGCGCTGGGGCGCATCTGAAATTATTCCGTCATTCCCGCGAAAGCGGCGACCTGGATAAATCCGAATGACTGGATTCCGGCCTGCGCCGGAATGACAATGCGTCAATCAAACATCGATCGTCACCCCGGCGAAGGCCGGGGTCCATGCATTCCAACCGATATCGTTACTTGTTCGCCCGTCTGAGCCGCATCAACTCATGTGACGAAACCTGCGGGAAGATCGACGGTGCGTTGAAGTGATACAGCATCACCGCGCCCCGGTTGGTGTCGGGGAAGCCGCCACGGCTGTCGTCGAACTTGCGGATCTCGAGAACCGATATCACGTTGGTGCGTGAATCCCGACTGCGCCACGTGACCGTCGGATTGTCCATGCGCGGTTTGGCGAGC
This genomic window contains:
- a CDS encoding phytoene/squalene synthase family protein; its protein translation is MAEVSYCAEQVRLFDNDRFLASLFASEAVREDLFALYAFNLELSKIRETVSEPMIGRMRLQFWRDSLPGVAAGNPPQHAVAEPLAACVARAGIAESELAALIDARETDLDDVPPRDLAAFEDYAVRTSSSVMALALRVLGEDPQRHADLLRAAGIAVALVGLVRAIPFMAAAGRVTLPADLCARAGLDPAQPHQWPQNPDLREITGPLLAAAARHLHDARGKMPGRTALPAFLPLSLAALYLKDLKKVGGDPARHAARPPGVRRPLTVLWRSALGRI